Proteins encoded in a region of the Planococcus shixiaomingii genome:
- a CDS encoding HPr family phosphocarrier protein, translated as MIEKEVKVLLNTGLQARQAALFVQEANRFNADVYLEKENKKVNAKSIMGIMSLAISKGTNIKISADGSDEETAVNALTALVEKQA; from the coding sequence ATGATAGAAAAAGAAGTCAAAGTTTTATTGAATACCGGTCTTCAAGCAAGACAAGCGGCGTTGTTTGTCCAAGAGGCAAACCGTTTTAATGCCGATGTCTATTTAGAAAAAGAAAACAAAAAAGTAAACGCTAAAAGCATCATGGGCATTATGAGCCTAGCCATCAGCAAAGGGACAAACATTAAAATTTCCGCTGACGGATCAGACGAAGAAACTGCAGTAAATGCATTGACCGCTTTGGTCGAAAAACAAGCATAG
- the clpP gene encoding ATP-dependent Clp endopeptidase proteolytic subunit ClpP, whose amino-acid sequence MNLIPTVIEQTSRGERAYDIYSRLLKDRIIMLGSGIDDNVANSIVAQLLFLEAEDPEKDISIYINSPGGSITAGMAIYDVMQFIRPDVQTVCIGMAASMGAFLLAAGTEGKRYALPNAEVMIHQPLGGAQGQATEIEIAAKRILHLREKLNQILADRTGQPMDIISKDTDRDNFMTAERALEYGLVDKIITRNKLPNEKV is encoded by the coding sequence ATGAACTTAATCCCAACAGTAATTGAACAAACAAGCCGTGGCGAACGCGCATATGACATTTATTCACGTTTGCTGAAAGACCGCATCATTATGCTAGGAAGCGGCATTGACGATAATGTTGCCAATTCAATTGTGGCACAGCTTCTATTCCTCGAAGCCGAAGATCCTGAAAAAGATATTTCCATTTACATCAATAGCCCAGGCGGCAGTATTACTGCTGGTATGGCAATTTATGATGTTATGCAGTTCATCCGTCCGGATGTTCAAACTGTGTGCATCGGTATGGCCGCTTCAATGGGCGCATTCCTCCTTGCTGCTGGTACTGAAGGCAAACGCTATGCGCTTCCAAACGCAGAAGTTATGATTCACCAGCCACTTGGTGGAGCTCAAGGCCAAGCAACTGAAATCGAAATCGCTGCAAAACGCATCTTGCACTTGCGCGAAAAACTAAACCAAATCTTGGCAGACCGTACAGGCCAGCCAATGGACATTATCTCGAAAGATACAGATCGCGATAACTTCATGACTGCTGAACGTGCGCTTGAATATGGTTTAGTCGATAAAATCATCACACGCAACAAATTGCCAAACGAAAAAGTTTAA
- a CDS encoding LemA family protein, with amino-acid sequence MKKILIPIIITVLIIAAVSTVFITNYNGFVQLEEDINESHAQIDNQLQRRLDLIPNLVETVKGFAKQEQDVIQDVTDARANLAGANALGEQAEADLQLSGALSRLLVVVENYPELKSNANFQQLSDELAGTENRIAVARRDYNTTVADFNRKAKAFPGNVTAGLFGFEEKPYFEADGKATEVPKVDFENDKD; translated from the coding sequence ATGAAGAAGATATTGATTCCAATCATTATTACAGTACTCATTATCGCAGCGGTTTCAACGGTGTTCATTACAAATTACAACGGATTTGTCCAACTAGAAGAAGATATCAACGAATCGCATGCACAAATCGACAACCAACTGCAGCGCCGTTTGGATTTGATTCCTAACTTGGTGGAAACGGTAAAAGGGTTTGCCAAACAAGAGCAGGATGTTATTCAAGACGTGACCGATGCCCGCGCTAATCTAGCCGGAGCAAATGCTCTTGGAGAACAAGCGGAGGCCGATTTGCAATTGAGCGGAGCACTCAGCCGTTTGTTGGTAGTGGTAGAAAACTATCCGGAGCTAAAATCGAATGCCAACTTCCAGCAATTATCGGATGAACTGGCAGGAACAGAAAATCGCATTGCAGTAGCGCGCCGGGATTACAATACAACGGTCGCCGACTTTAACCGAAAAGCCAAAGCTTTTCCAGGCAATGTGACGGCTGGATTATTCGGTTTCGAAGAAAAACCGTATTTTGAAGCAGATGGAAAAGCCACAGAGGTTCCAAAAGTAGATTTTGAAAATGATAAAGACTGA
- a CDS encoding TPM domain-containing protein: MKKLLFLLLLVSLWATPVFAIDFPELTDDIYVQDIADVLTPDEEEELRRLGTELEDATTAQLAVMVVPSLEGEPIADYALEALRHYGVGTKEDNNGALMVLSTGDREIYITTGYGLEEVLSDGEVGRILDGYAVPFLQQDEYGQGIMNTYKALYKEVAAAYDWNDEALAPQPVAQQSPVPEEKDEWLVFRGIIVAGIVIWIIISLFGGGAGRGNSKSAGNRSSSSSSYRSSSSRSSSSSSRSGRGGSGGGGGAGRKF; the protein is encoded by the coding sequence ATGAAGAAACTGTTGTTTCTGTTGCTGTTGGTCAGCTTGTGGGCTACTCCTGTTTTTGCAATTGACTTTCCTGAACTTACGGATGATATTTACGTACAGGATATTGCCGACGTTTTGACTCCTGACGAAGAAGAGGAACTGCGGAGATTAGGGACAGAGCTGGAAGACGCCACCACTGCCCAGCTCGCAGTCATGGTCGTTCCCTCATTAGAAGGAGAACCGATTGCCGATTACGCTTTGGAAGCCCTGCGGCATTATGGGGTAGGAACTAAAGAAGACAATAACGGAGCACTCATGGTTCTCTCCACCGGCGACCGGGAGATTTATATCACGACGGGCTACGGACTGGAAGAGGTTCTTTCCGATGGCGAAGTGGGTCGCATTTTAGATGGCTATGCTGTTCCTTTCCTCCAGCAGGATGAGTACGGCCAAGGAATCATGAACACCTATAAAGCGCTTTACAAAGAAGTGGCGGCTGCATATGATTGGAACGATGAAGCTTTAGCGCCGCAACCTGTCGCACAGCAATCGCCTGTTCCCGAGGAGAAGGATGAATGGCTGGTCTTCCGGGGGATCATCGTCGCCGGAATTGTTATATGGATCATCATCTCTCTGTTTGGCGGAGGTGCCGGAAGAGGGAATAGCAAAAGTGCAGGCAATAGAAGCAGTTCGTCCAGTTCTTATCGCAGCAGCAGCTCCCGAAGCAGCAGTAGCAGTTCTCGCAGTGGGCGTGGTGGTTCAGGAGGCGGCGGCGGAGCTGGCCGTAAATTTTAA
- a CDS encoding glutaredoxin family protein, translating into MITLYTRSNCPLCDEAKLMLQLVQEDFPVEFEEVDIESDDDLHEKYMLMIPVLEKNNKILLFGNIGYADLLEALEL; encoded by the coding sequence ATGATTACGCTATACACCCGTTCGAATTGTCCGTTATGTGATGAGGCGAAACTGATGCTGCAGCTCGTGCAGGAAGATTTCCCTGTGGAATTCGAAGAAGTGGACATCGAAAGTGACGATGATCTCCATGAAAAATACATGCTGATGATTCCAGTTCTCGAGAAAAATAACAAAATTTTATTATTTGGCAATATTGGTTATGCCGATTTACTAGAAGCGTTGGAATTATGA
- a CDS encoding sugar-binding transcriptional regulator: protein MDPLTEAQQKLMPEMTKLLKKRYQILLTIQLEEPIGRRALSELAGSTEREIRKETDLLRNQQLIEARPAGMIVSEQGLAVLDALKDFMRDVSGLIAMEKQLKSLLGISKVLILPQDSDDIPAVKSNIGKEAARLLEAFFPQYKKIAVTGGSTMAAIARELPSDKKNSFLQFIAARGGLGEDVLHQANTIASSFAGKTGGSVKTLYLPDHLSEEAYEMMMREPVIKEMMDLYDQTDLVVHGIGNAEEIALQRKSSLDEVERIRSGGAVSEAFGYYFDKEGKVVYRIRTAGIQLEQVQKAPAILAVAGGRSKAKAILSYFRNAAKQTVLVTDEGAARKILELTQKQEEI from the coding sequence ATGGATCCATTAACGGAAGCGCAACAAAAGCTCATGCCGGAAATGACCAAACTCCTAAAGAAACGCTATCAAATTTTATTAACGATTCAATTGGAGGAGCCGATTGGCAGGCGAGCGCTTAGCGAACTTGCCGGTTCCACCGAAAGAGAGATTCGGAAAGAAACCGATCTATTGCGCAATCAGCAATTGATCGAGGCAAGGCCCGCCGGCATGATTGTTTCTGAGCAAGGCTTGGCTGTACTTGACGCCTTGAAAGATTTCATGCGTGATGTGTCCGGCTTGATCGCGATGGAAAAGCAGTTGAAGTCCCTTCTTGGGATTTCAAAAGTGCTGATCCTTCCGCAAGATAGCGACGACATTCCCGCTGTGAAATCGAATATTGGCAAAGAAGCAGCCCGTCTCTTAGAAGCCTTTTTCCCACAGTATAAGAAGATCGCTGTAACGGGCGGCAGCACGATGGCCGCCATCGCAAGAGAATTGCCTTCGGATAAGAAGAACAGTTTTTTACAGTTTATCGCTGCTCGCGGAGGGCTTGGCGAAGATGTTCTGCATCAAGCCAATACAATCGCTTCCTCGTTCGCGGGAAAAACCGGAGGGTCTGTCAAAACGCTTTACCTGCCTGATCATTTAAGTGAAGAAGCTTATGAAATGATGATGCGGGAGCCGGTGATCAAAGAAATGATGGACTTGTATGACCAGACAGATTTAGTAGTCCATGGAATTGGAAACGCCGAGGAAATCGCTCTTCAACGGAAATCTTCATTAGATGAAGTTGAAAGGATTCGATCTGGCGGAGCTGTAAGTGAAGCATTCGGCTATTACTTCGATAAAGAAGGAAAAGTTGTTTATCGCATCCGTACAGCGGGAATTCAATTAGAGCAAGTTCAAAAAGCTCCAGCCATCCTGGCAGTTGCAGGCGGGCGGTCAAAAGCAAAAGCAATTCTTTCTTATTTCAGAAACGCAGCAAAGCAGACGGTATTGGTTACGGATGAAGGCGCTGCTCGAAAAATACTTGAGTTAACTCAAAAACAGGAGGAAATTTAA
- the gap gene encoding type I glyceraldehyde-3-phosphate dehydrogenase, whose product MTLKLAINGFGRIGRIVFRQALANPEVEVVAVNDLTDAKMLAHLLKYDSIHGILDAEISAEGDELIVNGKRIRVYSEKDPANLPWGENNIDIVIESTGFFTNADDAKKHIQAGAKKVIVSAPGKGMKTIVMGVNDDSYNPEEDDVVSNASCTTNGLAGISKILNDKFGIKKAMMTTIHSYTNDQILLDSPHKDYRRARSAAESMIPTTTGAAVAVTQVLPELKGKLDGMAIRVPTPNVSLIDLVAELETDATVEEVNNALKEAIDNDSNDFLSYSDLPLVSSDYNGNTSSSTVDLLSTMELGGNMVKVLAWYDNESGYSARCIDVALHMYKKGL is encoded by the coding sequence ATGACTTTAAAATTAGCAATTAACGGATTTGGACGTATTGGACGCATCGTATTCCGCCAGGCATTGGCAAACCCAGAAGTGGAAGTAGTAGCGGTAAACGATTTAACAGATGCAAAAATGCTTGCACACCTTTTGAAATATGATTCTATCCACGGCATCTTGGACGCAGAAATTTCAGCTGAAGGCGATGAACTGATTGTTAACGGCAAAAGAATCCGCGTTTACTCTGAAAAAGATCCTGCTAACTTGCCATGGGGCGAAAACAACATCGACATCGTAATCGAGTCTACTGGATTCTTCACAAACGCTGACGATGCTAAAAAGCACATCCAAGCAGGCGCTAAAAAAGTTATCGTTTCAGCTCCAGGTAAAGGCATGAAAACTATTGTAATGGGCGTTAACGATGACAGCTACAACCCGGAAGAAGACGATGTAGTGTCAAACGCATCTTGTACAACTAACGGACTTGCTGGAATCTCTAAAATCTTGAACGATAAGTTCGGCATCAAAAAAGCGATGATGACAACAATTCACTCATACACAAATGACCAAATTTTGTTGGATTCACCGCACAAAGACTACCGTCGCGCACGCTCTGCAGCAGAATCTATGATTCCGACTACAACAGGCGCAGCAGTTGCGGTAACTCAAGTATTGCCAGAACTAAAAGGCAAACTTGACGGAATGGCAATCCGCGTTCCAACACCAAACGTATCGTTGATCGACTTGGTTGCTGAATTAGAAACGGATGCAACTGTAGAAGAAGTTAACAACGCATTAAAAGAAGCAATCGATAACGACAGCAACGACTTCTTGAGCTACAGCGATCTTCCGCTTGTATCAAGCGACTACAACGGCAACACTTCTTCATCAACTGTTGACCTTTTATCGACAATGGAACTTGGCGGCAACATGGTGAAAGTTCTTGCTTGGTATGACAACGAATCAGGCTACTCTGCACGTTGTATCGACGTTGCATTGCACATGTACAAAAAAGGCTTGTAA
- a CDS encoding phosphoglycerate kinase, producing MTKKMTMKDVDLKGKRVFCRVDFNVPMSAGQVTDDTRIRAALPTIQYLIENGAKVILASHLGRPKGTVNEDMRLAAAAAKLSELLHKEVKSLDESIGEKVEQEIASMNEGDVILLENVRFHAGEEKNDDELAQAFADLADVFVNDAFGAAHRAHASTAGIAKYLPSVSGLLLEKELDVLGKALSEPDRPFTAIIGGAKVKDKIGVIDNLLEKVDNLLIGGGLSYTFLKAQGMEIGTSLLEEDKMDLALSFIKKAEEKGVKLYLPIDVVIAKEFSNDTETKSVKIDEIPSDWMGLDIGPETTKLYADVIADSKLILWNGPMGVFEMTSYENGTKSVAEAMAKTSAYTIIGGGDSAAAVEQFHVAEKMDHISTGGGASLEFMEGKELPGVTALTDK from the coding sequence ATGACGAAGAAAATGACCATGAAAGACGTAGACTTAAAAGGAAAACGTGTATTTTGCCGGGTGGATTTCAATGTACCGATGTCAGCAGGACAAGTCACGGATGACACACGAATTCGTGCAGCTCTTCCGACTATTCAGTACTTGATTGAAAACGGAGCAAAAGTAATACTTGCAAGTCACTTGGGCCGACCGAAAGGCACTGTCAACGAAGACATGAGACTGGCTGCTGCTGCAGCAAAACTGAGCGAATTATTACATAAAGAAGTTAAGAGCCTCGATGAATCAATCGGGGAAAAAGTGGAACAAGAAATTGCTTCGATGAACGAAGGCGACGTTATTTTGCTTGAAAACGTGCGTTTCCACGCAGGCGAAGAGAAAAACGACGACGAATTGGCTCAAGCATTTGCCGATTTAGCGGATGTTTTCGTCAATGACGCGTTTGGAGCAGCTCATAGAGCGCATGCATCTACCGCAGGCATCGCGAAGTATTTGCCGTCGGTTTCCGGCTTATTGCTGGAAAAAGAACTGGACGTGTTAGGAAAAGCGTTGTCTGAACCGGACCGTCCATTTACGGCAATTATCGGCGGAGCGAAAGTAAAAGACAAAATCGGCGTAATCGACAACTTGCTGGAAAAAGTCGACAATTTATTGATCGGCGGAGGTCTTTCTTATACATTCCTGAAAGCTCAAGGCATGGAAATCGGCACTTCGCTGCTTGAAGAAGACAAGATGGATCTAGCTTTATCGTTTATCAAAAAAGCAGAAGAAAAAGGCGTGAAGCTTTATCTGCCGATCGACGTCGTCATTGCCAAGGAATTTTCAAATGACACAGAAACGAAATCGGTCAAAATCGATGAAATTCCTTCCGACTGGATGGGGCTTGATATCGGGCCAGAGACAACGAAATTGTATGCGGATGTTATTGCCGATTCCAAATTGATTCTTTGGAACGGACCGATGGGCGTGTTTGAAATGACGTCTTATGAAAATGGCACAAAATCAGTTGCAGAAGCAATGGCAAAAACAAGTGCTTATACGATTATCGGAGGAGGAGACTCGGCTGCAGCTGTAGAACAGTTCCATGTAGCAGAAAAAATGGATCATATTTCTACTGGCGGCGGAGCTTCTCTCGAATTCATGGAAGGCAAGGAATTGCCTGGCGTTACAGCGTTAACAGATAAATAA
- the tpiA gene encoding triose-phosphate isomerase, giving the protein MRKPIIAGNWKMYKTATEANEFVEKAKGLVPNTDNVDAVICAPALFLNQLVTSAQSSPLQIGAQTMHEENEGAFTGEISPVQLADLGVKYVIIGHSERRQYFNETDASANKKVHAAFANGLTPIMCVGETLEERESGSTGQIVETQVEQGLSGLSDQQVADLVIAYEPIWAIGTGKTATAEDANEVCGTIRKKVAALYSQETADKVRIQYGGSVKPANIEELLGMEHIDGALVGGASLEVESFVKLLEAGSNA; this is encoded by the coding sequence TTGAGAAAACCAATCATTGCAGGAAACTGGAAAATGTATAAAACAGCTACCGAAGCAAACGAATTTGTTGAAAAGGCAAAAGGACTTGTTCCGAATACGGATAACGTGGACGCGGTGATTTGTGCCCCTGCCTTATTTTTGAACCAATTGGTGACTTCAGCCCAATCGAGCCCGCTTCAAATCGGCGCTCAGACGATGCATGAAGAAAACGAAGGTGCGTTTACAGGCGAAATCAGCCCGGTTCAATTGGCTGATTTGGGCGTTAAATACGTGATCATCGGCCATTCAGAACGCCGTCAATATTTTAACGAAACAGACGCTTCCGCAAACAAAAAAGTGCATGCTGCATTTGCTAATGGCTTGACGCCAATCATGTGCGTTGGGGAAACACTTGAAGAACGCGAAAGCGGCTCAACTGGCCAAATCGTGGAAACTCAAGTAGAACAAGGCCTTTCTGGTTTGTCAGATCAGCAAGTGGCTGACCTAGTAATCGCTTATGAACCGATTTGGGCGATTGGAACGGGCAAAACAGCAACTGCTGAAGATGCCAACGAAGTTTGTGGAACGATCCGCAAGAAAGTTGCAGCTCTTTACAGCCAGGAAACGGCTGATAAAGTCCGCATCCAATACGGCGGCAGTGTTAAACCGGCCAACATTGAAGAATTGCTCGGTATGGAACATATCGACGGTGCTTTAGTCGGCGGCGCTAGCCTTGAAGTGGAGTCTTTTGTGAAATTGCTGGAGGCTGGTTCAAATGCGTAA
- the gpmI gene encoding 2,3-bisphosphoglycerate-independent phosphoglycerate mutase, translated as MRKGKYPAALIILDGFGCREETFGNAVAQAKKPNFDTLWNSYPHSLLTASGEAVGLPEGQMGNSEVGHLNIGAGRIVYQNLTRINKSIREGDFYLNPAFVEAITHAKANGKALHLMGLLSDGGVHSHYEHLFALLELAKQHGLKEVFVHGFLDGRDVGPRTALGYVEKTEDKMKEIGVGKFASISGRYYAMDRDNRWERVETAYRVMVDGDGSTAPSAIEGISRSYTTDVVDEFIVPFAITEDDKPVATVKSGDSVIFFNFRPDRAIQLTSVFINENFNGFAKSVRHPEDISFITFTAYSDELPTLVAYTAQNLVQTIGEVVSAHGLTQLRIAETEKYPHVTFFMSGGREDVFEGEDRILVDSPKVATYDLQPEMSAYEVTDRLVEQIQNDAHDCIILNFANPDMVGHSGMLEPTIKAIETVDECLGRIIQALHAKGGYAIVTADHGNADEVVTLDGMPMTAHTTNLVPVIVTKNGVELRKDGILADLAPTLLKLLNVEQPVEMTGKPLY; from the coding sequence ATGCGTAAAGGGAAATACCCGGCGGCACTGATCATTCTGGATGGTTTCGGTTGCCGTGAAGAAACATTTGGCAATGCAGTGGCGCAGGCGAAAAAACCAAACTTCGACACGTTGTGGAACAGCTATCCGCATAGTCTTTTGACAGCATCCGGCGAAGCGGTCGGTTTGCCAGAAGGGCAAATGGGCAACTCGGAAGTTGGCCATTTGAATATCGGAGCAGGGCGCATTGTTTATCAAAACTTGACGCGCATCAACAAATCCATTCGAGAAGGCGATTTCTACTTGAACCCGGCATTTGTGGAAGCCATCACCCATGCGAAAGCAAACGGCAAAGCGCTGCACTTGATGGGCTTGTTGTCAGACGGCGGCGTCCATAGCCATTATGAGCATTTATTCGCTCTTTTAGAGTTGGCGAAACAGCACGGCTTGAAAGAAGTTTTTGTTCACGGCTTTTTGGATGGACGCGACGTCGGACCAAGAACCGCACTCGGTTATGTTGAAAAAACTGAGGATAAAATGAAAGAAATTGGTGTCGGGAAATTTGCATCGATCAGCGGACGCTATTATGCAATGGACCGCGACAATCGCTGGGAACGCGTTGAAACGGCTTATCGGGTAATGGTGGATGGAGACGGCTCGACAGCTCCTTCAGCCATTGAAGGGATTTCCCGGTCATACACTACGGACGTTGTCGATGAATTTATCGTTCCATTTGCAATTACAGAAGATGACAAACCGGTAGCTACGGTTAAATCCGGCGATTCGGTTATCTTTTTCAACTTCCGTCCCGACCGGGCCATTCAATTAACTTCAGTTTTCATTAATGAAAATTTTAATGGCTTCGCTAAAAGCGTGCGGCATCCAGAGGATATTTCCTTTATTACGTTTACTGCTTATAGCGATGAATTGCCGACGCTAGTAGCTTATACGGCGCAGAATTTGGTTCAAACAATCGGCGAAGTCGTGTCAGCGCATGGCTTGACGCAACTCCGGATTGCCGAAACGGAAAAATACCCGCATGTTACATTCTTTATGAGTGGCGGGCGTGAAGATGTGTTTGAAGGAGAAGATCGAATTTTGGTCGATTCTCCGAAAGTGGCAACATATGACCTACAACCGGAAATGAGCGCTTATGAAGTGACGGACCGGCTGGTGGAGCAAATTCAAAACGATGCCCATGACTGCATCATCTTGAATTTCGCAAATCCGGATATGGTCGGACATAGCGGCATGCTGGAGCCGACCATCAAAGCGATCGAAACGGTTGATGAATGCTTGGGCCGGATTATCCAAGCGCTGCATGCCAAAGGCGGATACGCGATTGTTACTGCGGATCACGGCAATGCCGATGAAGTAGTGACGCTGGACGGTATGCCGATGACGGCCCATACGACCAATTTGGTTCCGGTCATCGTCACTAAAAACGGAGTCGAGCTGCGGAAAGATGGAATTCTTGCAGACCTTGCACCAACGCTTTTGAAATTATTGAACGTTGAACAACCAGTAGAAATGACTGGAAAACCATTATACTAA
- the eno gene encoding phosphopyruvate hydratase, with the protein MPIITDILAREVLDSRGNPTVEVEVFTESGAFGRAIVPSGASTGEHEAVELRDGDKGRYLGKGVLKAVDHVNTEIAQEIVDNYSVLDQVSIDKALIDLDGTENKGRLGANAILGVSMAVAHAAADYLDIPLYQYLGGFNAKQLPVPMMNILNGGEHADNNVDIQEFMVMPVGAESFRHAVRMGAEIFHNLKSVLKEKGYNTSVGDEGGFAPNLGSNEEALTTIVEAIEKAGYTPGKDVLLAMDVAASEIYDKEKGVYNLPGDNTVKTSEQMVDWYEELSNKYPIVSIEDGLDENDWAGHKLLTERIGDRVQLVGDDLFVTNTKKLAQGISEGVGNSILIKVNQIGTLTETFDAIEMAKRAGYTAVISHRSGESEDVTIADIAVATNAGQIKTGAPSRTDRVAKYNQLLRIEDQLNDTSSYLGLKTFYNLRK; encoded by the coding sequence ATGCCAATTATCACTGACATTCTTGCACGCGAAGTACTAGATTCACGAGGAAACCCAACAGTAGAAGTAGAAGTCTTCACAGAAAGCGGAGCATTCGGACGCGCAATCGTTCCTTCAGGCGCTTCTACGGGAGAACATGAAGCAGTAGAACTTCGTGATGGCGATAAAGGCCGTTACCTTGGAAAAGGCGTATTGAAAGCAGTAGATCACGTCAACACGGAAATCGCTCAAGAAATCGTTGACAACTACTCAGTGCTTGACCAAGTATCGATCGACAAAGCTTTGATCGATTTGGATGGTACAGAAAACAAAGGGCGCCTTGGTGCTAATGCTATTCTAGGTGTTTCTATGGCCGTTGCGCACGCAGCAGCAGATTACTTGGATATCCCGCTTTACCAATACTTAGGCGGATTCAATGCGAAGCAATTGCCAGTGCCGATGATGAACATCTTAAACGGTGGTGAGCACGCGGACAACAACGTCGACATTCAAGAATTCATGGTAATGCCAGTAGGAGCTGAAAGCTTCCGCCACGCAGTTCGCATGGGCGCTGAAATTTTCCATAACTTGAAATCAGTTCTAAAAGAAAAAGGCTATAACACTTCTGTTGGGGACGAAGGCGGATTTGCTCCGAACTTAGGCTCAAACGAAGAAGCATTGACTACGATTGTGGAAGCAATCGAAAAAGCGGGCTACACACCAGGCAAAGACGTATTACTGGCAATGGACGTAGCTGCTTCTGAAATCTACGACAAAGAAAAAGGCGTTTACAACTTGCCTGGCGACAATACCGTGAAAACTTCTGAACAAATGGTTGACTGGTATGAAGAGCTTTCTAACAAATACCCAATCGTTTCAATCGAAGACGGTTTGGATGAAAACGACTGGGCTGGCCACAAATTGTTGACGGAACGCATTGGCGACCGTGTTCAATTGGTCGGTGACGATTTGTTCGTAACGAATACGAAGAAATTGGCTCAAGGGATTTCTGAAGGCGTCGGAAACTCCATCTTGATCAAAGTAAACCAAATCGGTACATTGACAGAAACATTTGATGCGATTGAAATGGCGAAGCGTGCTGGCTATACAGCAGTCATCAGCCACCGTTCAGGCGAATCAGAAGATGTAACAATTGCGGACATCGCAGTAGCGACAAACGCTGGCCAAATCAAAACAGGTGCTCCATCACGTACGGACCGCGTTGCGAAATACAACCAGTTGCTGCGCATTGAAGATCAATTGAACGACACTTCAAGCTATTTAGGGTTGAAAACTTTCTACAACCTAAGAAAATAA
- the secG gene encoding preprotein translocase subunit SecG has protein sequence MHTLLMTLLVIVSLALIVVVLLQSGKSAGLSGAISGGAEQLFGKQKARGVDLILHRVTIVLAALFFILAIAVTKV, from the coding sequence ATGCATACGTTGTTAATGACTTTACTCGTCATCGTATCGCTCGCATTGATCGTTGTCGTATTATTACAATCAGGGAAAAGTGCAGGTCTTTCAGGAGCCATCTCCGGTGGAGCTGAGCAACTTTTTGGCAAGCAAAAAGCACGCGGGGTGGACTTGATCCTTCACCGGGTTACGATTGTACTTGCTGCCTTATTCTTTATACTGGCTATCGCCGTAACGAAAGTTTAA
- a CDS encoding alpha/beta hydrolase, translating to MRVSQPKPFFFKSGPRAVLLLHGFTGNSADVRMLGRFLEKHGYTSLAPHYAGHGVEPEKLLGTGPADWWKDAEAAFQQLKNEGYEEIAIAGLSLGGVFTLKLGYTFPVKGLITMCAPMYMKTTNLMYEGVLKYAREYKKYEGKDQAVIEEEMKKFQETPMESLDDLRKLIADVRAHVDHVYAPLFVVQGSLDDVINPDSANVIYEEAESFDKKIKWYEKSGHVITLDQEKSQLHHDVLEFLDSLDWSE from the coding sequence ATGCGAGTATCGCAGCCAAAACCATTTTTCTTTAAATCAGGGCCTCGTGCTGTTTTATTGCTGCACGGGTTTACAGGAAATTCAGCGGACGTGCGCATGCTTGGGCGTTTTCTTGAGAAGCATGGCTACACTTCACTGGCACCTCATTATGCCGGTCACGGTGTGGAACCGGAAAAGTTGCTGGGCACAGGTCCAGCTGACTGGTGGAAGGATGCAGAAGCCGCTTTTCAGCAGTTGAAGAATGAAGGATACGAAGAAATCGCAATCGCCGGTTTGTCTTTAGGCGGCGTATTCACGTTGAAATTGGGGTATACATTCCCTGTAAAGGGGCTAATCACGATGTGTGCGCCGATGTATATGAAAACGACCAATCTAATGTACGAAGGTGTATTGAAATATGCGCGTGAATACAAGAAATATGAAGGAAAAGACCAGGCTGTTATCGAAGAAGAAATGAAGAAGTTCCAAGAAACCCCGATGGAGTCTTTAGATGATCTCCGCAAGTTAATTGCAGATGTTCGAGCACATGTTGATCATGTGTACGCCCCATTGTTTGTGGTTCAAGGTTCTTTGGATGATGTCATTAACCCAGATTCCGCCAATGTGATTTACGAAGAAGCGGAGTCTTTTGATAAAAAAATTAAATGGTACGAGAAATCCGGGCATGTTATTACGCTCGATCAAGAAAAATCGCAACTGCACCACGATGTGTTAGAATTTCTCGATTCGCTCGATTGGAGTGAATGA